In Gottschalkia purinilytica, a single window of DNA contains:
- a CDS encoding phage tail tube protein: protein MAEQMKVQVASYLGVKKIVRIADLNTAEILAIGGQRSSTVNKTADTIDVSTKTGGILNMKEIMTKLGVTDYKPKEYNDYKEYIQGQKEWSIETEGALPSSDTAFSILDKAYQDGEPVIVSELDLGRMKEKIGIAYVVDMSEEAPQEDLASYSLTLQGTGELVERDYVPTPPTGE from the coding sequence ATGGCAGAACAAATGAAAGTACAAGTAGCTTCTTATCTGGGAGTTAAGAAAATCGTTAGAATAGCTGACTTAAATACAGCTGAAATTTTGGCTATAGGTGGACAAAGAAGTTCTACAGTTAATAAGACAGCAGATACGATAGATGTTTCTACTAAAACAGGTGGAATCTTGAACATGAAGGAAATTATGACTAAGCTAGGAGTTACTGACTACAAACCTAAGGAATACAATGACTACAAAGAATATATACAAGGACAAAAAGAATGGTCTATCGAAACAGAGGGGGCATTACCTTCTAGCGATACAGCTTTTAGTATATTAGATAAGGCATATCAAGACGGTGAGCCTGTAATCGTATCAGAATTGGATTTAGGAAGAATGAAAGAAAAAATAGGAATTGCCTATGTAGTAGATATGTCCGAAGAAGCACCACAGGAAGACTTGGCAAGTTATTCACTTACTTTACAGGGAACAGGTGAGCTTGTAGAAAGAGATTATGTACCAACACCACCAACAGGAGAATAG
- a CDS encoding HK97 gp10 family phage protein, which produces MKVKFKVTGADKFKRALKAWEKETEEKIVKSVDTFTTNVRDSAKSNAQVDTGEMRREIKKRPLIRQIGYVKGEVVAGAKHSPFKEFGHLVKKGQLFFDKRSGTYKRVKATKWVKGRYYMTDAYTEHVKGFKRDLRRALIRK; this is translated from the coding sequence GTGAAAGTTAAATTTAAAGTAACAGGTGCTGACAAATTTAAAAGAGCTTTAAAAGCGTGGGAAAAAGAAACAGAAGAAAAAATTGTAAAATCTGTAGATACCTTTACTACAAATGTACGAGATAGTGCAAAGTCAAACGCTCAAGTTGACACTGGAGAAATGAGAAGAGAAATAAAGAAAAGACCTTTGATAAGGCAAATAGGTTATGTTAAAGGTGAAGTTGTTGCAGGAGCTAAACATTCACCTTTTAAGGAGTTTGGTCATTTAGTAAAAAAAGGTCAATTATTTTTCGACAAGCGTAGTGGCACATATAAGCGTGTAAAAGCTACTAAATGGGTAAAAGGTCGTTATTACATGACCGACGCTTATACAGAGCATGTGAAAGGCTTTAAAAGAGATTTAAGAAGGGCGTTGATAAGAAAATGA
- a CDS encoding phage head-tail connector protein, giving the protein MIERIKIRLNITDTTKDTLLNELITSACDSIMLRVGVTVFPRILESIAVETVIAMYNRLGSEGLESERIDVITNDFINDLLEPYQEQLESFKVGLKDIDENATGAGTGGVIFY; this is encoded by the coding sequence ATGATAGAGAGAATAAAAATAAGACTAAATATTACAGATACTACAAAAGATACTCTATTAAATGAACTTATCACATCGGCATGTGACAGCATTATGTTACGTGTCGGTGTAACTGTATTTCCACGAATATTAGAGTCTATCGCAGTAGAAACAGTAATAGCAATGTATAACAGATTAGGTTCAGAAGGACTAGAAAGTGAAAGAATAGACGTTATAACAAATGACTTTATAAATGATTTACTAGAACCATACCAGGAACAATTAGAAAGTTTTAAAGTAGGTTTAAAAGATATAGACGAAAACGCCACAGGAGCAGGAACAGGAGGGGTGATTTTCTATTGA
- a CDS encoding SU10 major capsid protein → MKKTMDLTRLENIDLSQAIAYASPMDTPFITLLLQNGLVENANSTKITWREATLDANRKGPKLEGADATNIGKTVRREIENNQQIFERTAEVSGSLDAIQVKGVAGGELAQSINDRMIENKIDLEWYAIQGTKADEAGETPRQMNGIINLINSANKFSVANAEGRISADDLIKAFRLPWEKGAGGDKIIMCGATVKEYLNTLLKVDKGVSIPVLQGGGNIIGITADRVHTDYGSGNIILNRHIPAETIIIYDLQNCKLRPLRAMKAEQLAKNGDSSKYMIIGEYSLQFNNTYAGSVITGIKGYVEPVATTPQTLQA, encoded by the coding sequence ATGAAAAAAACAATGGATTTAACTAGATTAGAAAATATAGATTTATCTCAGGCGATTGCTTATGCTTCACCAATGGACACGCCATTTATAACACTACTTTTACAAAATGGATTAGTTGAAAATGCTAATTCTACTAAAATTACATGGAGAGAGGCAACACTAGACGCTAATAGAAAAGGTCCTAAACTAGAGGGTGCTGACGCTACAAACATAGGTAAAACAGTAAGAAGAGAAATAGAAAACAACCAACAAATTTTTGAAAGAACTGCCGAAGTATCGGGGTCTTTAGACGCTATACAAGTTAAAGGGGTTGCAGGTGGAGAGTTAGCTCAGTCCATTAACGATAGAATGATAGAAAATAAAATTGACTTAGAATGGTACGCAATACAAGGAACTAAAGCAGACGAAGCAGGGGAAACACCTAGACAGATGAACGGTATTATAAACTTAATAAATTCTGCTAATAAGTTTTCTGTAGCAAATGCAGAAGGTAGAATCTCGGCAGATGATTTAATAAAAGCTTTTAGGCTACCATGGGAAAAGGGAGCAGGTGGCGACAAGATTATAATGTGTGGTGCTACTGTAAAAGAATATCTAAATACACTACTTAAAGTTGATAAAGGAGTGAGTATTCCAGTGTTACAGGGAGGAGGGAACATTATAGGAATAACAGCAGATAGAGTGCACACAGATTATGGAAGTGGAAACATAATACTAAATAGACATATCCCTGCTGAAACTATAATCATCTATGATTTACAAAATTGTAAACTAAGACCACTTAGAGCTATGAAAGCTGAACAACTTGCAAAGAACGGAGATAGCAGTAAATACATGATTATAGGGGAATACTCTTTACAATTTAATAACACATATGCAGGTAGTGTTATAACAGGAATAAAAGGTTATGTTGAACCAGTTGCAACAACACCACAAACGCTACAGGCATAA
- a CDS encoding capsid assembly scaffolding protein Gp46 family protein yields the protein MKKDYKKEGFKINLQLFADGEPTGGAGDALNGGTQSSNDTNDTFTLDDFNNFLESNVEAQKILQSRIDSAVSKGVESFKQNKMPKLIQEEINKRSSKTPEQLQLEEMKQEIEKMKQENTRKTIETEIAKQADKLGIEVDFALDFCIDSTSLENTLEKVNKFNEYVEKIVEERVQTSVNERFKQNYNKPQQNISLENNTTSNYNSLDIIKQQLGK from the coding sequence ATGAAAAAAGATTATAAAAAAGAAGGTTTTAAAATAAATTTACAACTATTCGCAGATGGAGAGCCAACAGGAGGGGCAGGAGACGCACTTAATGGTGGCACTCAGAGTTCAAATGACACTAATGATACATTTACATTAGATGATTTTAATAACTTTTTAGAAAGCAATGTAGAAGCTCAAAAGATATTGCAGTCTAGAATTGATAGTGCGGTATCGAAAGGTGTTGAAAGTTTTAAACAAAATAAAATGCCTAAGTTAATCCAGGAAGAAATAAATAAACGTTCTAGTAAGACACCAGAACAGCTACAACTTGAAGAAATGAAGCAAGAAATAGAAAAGATGAAGCAAGAAAATACAAGGAAAACAATAGAAACAGAGATAGCTAAACAGGCTGATAAGTTAGGGATTGAGGTAGATTTTGCACTAGATTTTTGCATTGATTCTACATCTTTAGAAAACACATTAGAAAAAGTAAACAAATTCAATGAATATGTTGAAAAAATAGTAGAAGAAAGAGTCCAAACATCAGTAAATGAAAGGTTTAAGCAAAATTATAATAAGCCACAACAAAATATATCTCTAGAAAATAATACAACAAGTAATTACAACAGCTTAGACATTATAAAACAACAATTAGGAAAATAA
- a CDS encoding minor capsid protein — translation MQNYWINRKKELLTVAIKNENKTLQEIKKLYNRKLDDLEKSIAQYYANYGADNVIDYQELLKAMTVEERAKLYQKTEQLIQERPELARFTEVRYSYYKLQRLEGLHADMLLQLYEMGAIEEEILYNRLATTYKDSYYKSLYNNAMYYEITRKYNTVDKTILDMILNKRWVAGKNFSERIWKATSTLSDILKNEFGQMLASGTSLDKMTKRLKELFNTKWHEAERLVRTESAFVVEQANLNAYKEDGIQEYKFLATLDTRTSKKCRGLDGKVFKIIEAVEGVNYPPVHPYCRSTTISAMSKPKYRAMNIGRGYERIEFMKYDDWYNKYIRAS, via the coding sequence ATGCAAAACTACTGGATAAATCGCAAGAAGGAACTTTTAACAGTAGCAATAAAAAACGAAAACAAGACACTACAAGAAATCAAGAAGTTATATAACAGAAAGCTTGATGATTTAGAAAAGTCTATAGCTCAATATTATGCTAATTATGGAGCTGATAACGTAATAGACTACCAGGAACTTTTAAAGGCTATGACAGTTGAAGAAAGAGCAAAACTATATCAAAAGACAGAGCAGTTAATACAAGAAAGACCTGAACTAGCACGTTTTACAGAGGTTAGATATAGCTACTATAAGTTACAAAGGTTAGAGGGGTTACATGCTGATATGCTTCTACAATTGTATGAGATGGGAGCTATAGAAGAGGAAATACTATATAATCGTTTAGCTACAACCTACAAAGATAGTTATTATAAATCTCTATATAATAATGCTATGTACTATGAAATTACAAGAAAATATAATACAGTAGATAAGACCATTTTAGACATGATCCTAAATAAACGTTGGGTAGCTGGAAAGAATTTTAGTGAAAGGATTTGGAAAGCTACTAGTACACTATCAGATATATTAAAAAATGAATTTGGACAAATGTTAGCAAGTGGTACATCTCTTGATAAGATGACTAAGAGACTAAAAGAGCTATTCAATACTAAATGGCATGAAGCTGAGAGATTAGTGAGGACTGAAAGTGCCTTTGTAGTTGAACAAGCTAATTTAAACGCTTATAAAGAAGATGGAATCCAAGAATATAAATTCTTAGCTACATTGGATACTAGGACTAGTAAAAAATGTAGGGGACTTGATGGCAAAGTATTTAAAATAATTGAAGCAGTTGAGGGAGTAAACTATCCACCTGTACACCCATACTGTAGAAGTACGACAATAAGTGCTATGTCTAAGCCTAAGTATAGAGCTATGAACATAGGCAGAGGATATGAAAGAATAGAATTTATGAAATATGACGACTGGTACAACAAATATATAAGAGCTTCTTAA
- a CDS encoding phage portal protein, giving the protein MKFESTLKLDKMKEKKHLYKIRNNDFDPNEFITDFIPIRNERLRKYKQYTIEHNLINDRPKPESKLLKVHNKIHNSFYNYIVDQKVGYLFANPIAYQVATDVEEKERQYFKDFIDSQDMFLLDIESGIQQGACGVSYRLLDIETEEDGTKPKLKNIESWNAYILGDSEAGIILDEDYTDKGYTQVLTLYTKEHIKIYHHYAERLEYINAFKLVDTKSNLINIIPVFQFINNLEYHADFETVEDLIDAYDRIISDAQNEIEQFRLAYLLVTGTDLGDATAKDIFTKQTGIFNIPDEKGEAKFLTKDIPVDFFKYIVETLERNIYKFSKIVDVNDPAFAGGNESGEARKWKIIALEFKANITQEFFKKGLNSMFKSIVAYMHIKENMTNIESKDIYVDFTRTLPVDLGYLADTLTKLHGLLSRRSTIAQLPIVDDVDHELQLLEEERKETANLFNSYEGLEGEENAKLLDKSQEGTFNSSNKKRKQDTTRNQEVI; this is encoded by the coding sequence TTGAAGTTTGAAAGTACGTTAAAGCTAGATAAAATGAAAGAAAAGAAACATTTATATAAAATAAGAAACAATGATTTTGACCCTAATGAATTTATTACAGATTTTATCCCTATTAGGAATGAAAGACTAAGGAAATATAAGCAATATACAATTGAGCATAATCTAATAAATGATAGACCTAAGCCAGAGAGTAAACTGTTAAAAGTTCATAATAAAATTCATAACAGTTTTTATAATTACATTGTAGACCAAAAAGTTGGTTATTTGTTCGCTAACCCTATAGCGTATCAAGTTGCTACAGATGTAGAAGAAAAAGAAAGACAATATTTTAAAGATTTTATAGATAGTCAAGATATGTTTTTACTAGACATAGAAAGTGGAATACAACAAGGTGCTTGTGGCGTTTCCTACAGGTTATTAGACATAGAAACAGAAGAAGACGGTACAAAGCCAAAGTTAAAAAATATTGAGTCCTGGAATGCTTATATATTAGGAGATAGTGAGGCAGGAATAATACTAGATGAGGATTACACAGATAAGGGGTATACACAAGTGTTAACCCTTTATACAAAAGAACATATAAAAATATATCATCATTATGCCGAAAGACTGGAGTATATTAATGCTTTTAAGTTAGTTGATACAAAGTCTAACTTAATTAATATAATTCCAGTTTTTCAATTTATAAACAATTTAGAGTACCACGCAGATTTTGAAACTGTAGAGGATTTAATCGACGCATACGACAGAATAATTTCTGACGCACAAAACGAAATTGAGCAATTTAGACTTGCGTATCTCCTTGTAACTGGTACAGACCTAGGAGACGCAACAGCCAAAGATATATTTACTAAACAAACTGGTATATTCAATATTCCTGATGAAAAGGGAGAAGCTAAATTTTTAACTAAAGATATACCAGTCGACTTTTTTAAATATATAGTTGAAACACTAGAAAGAAATATATATAAATTTAGTAAAATCGTTGATGTAAACGACCCTGCCTTTGCAGGAGGTAATGAGTCAGGAGAAGCTAGAAAGTGGAAAATAATAGCTTTAGAATTTAAAGCAAATATTACACAAGAGTTTTTCAAAAAAGGCTTAAATTCTATGTTTAAATCTATAGTGGCGTATATGCATATAAAAGAAAACATGACTAACATAGAATCTAAAGATATTTATGTAGACTTTACTAGAACACTTCCAGTTGATTTAGGCTATTTAGCTGATACATTAACTAAATTACATGGTTTACTATCAAGGAGGTCGACTATAGCTCAATTACCGATTGTAGACGACGTAGACCATGAGTTACAATTGCTTGAAGAAGAAAGAAAAGAAACAGCTAATTTATTTAATTCATATGAAGGTCTAGAAGGTGAAGAAAATGCAAAACTACTGGATAAATCGCAAGAAGGAACTTTTAACAGTAGCAATAAAAAACGAAAACAAGACACTACAAGAAATCAAGAAGTTATATAA
- a CDS encoding PBSX family phage terminase large subunit codes for MRLFKKKVKPFKFKPFSLKQKRLLNWWEDGSPYKDCDIVIADGAIRSGKTIACICSFLKWSQKNFNNESFIIAGKSIGSLKRNVLEPMKKILTAWGWKFTHNRSENYIIIGDNIYYLFGANNEASQDTLQGLTSAGALADEVALFPQNFVEQMLGRCSVKGSKVFVNCNPKSPYHWFKTEYIDKKEKKKIYYLHFTMDDNLSLAKDTKERYKRMFSGVFFKRYILGLWVMAEGLIYDMFNKDKHSRKTENRAYVQHYVSIDYGTQNATAFILWGKYKNKWYAVKEYYYSGREKEKQKTDNEYYKDLDDFIGNIKVRGIIIDPSASSFITLIRKEDKYRVINAKNDVLDGIRNVATCLNEEKILFNDCCINTFKEFFSYVWDEKALERGEDKPIKKNDHALDAVRYFVHTIVCRGQAKVIDI; via the coding sequence TTGAGATTATTTAAAAAGAAAGTTAAACCTTTTAAATTTAAGCCCTTTTCCCTTAAACAAAAAAGATTATTAAACTGGTGGGAAGATGGTTCACCTTACAAAGATTGTGACATTGTTATAGCAGATGGGGCAATCCGAAGTGGGAAGACTATAGCTTGTATTTGTAGCTTCTTAAAATGGAGTCAGAAAAACTTTAACAACGAAAGCTTTATAATTGCTGGAAAGTCAATAGGTTCACTTAAAAGAAATGTTTTAGAGCCTATGAAAAAAATTCTAACAGCTTGGGGTTGGAAGTTTACACATAATAGGTCAGAAAACTATATTATTATCGGAGATAACATATATTATCTATTTGGTGCTAATAACGAAGCTAGTCAGGACACCCTGCAAGGTTTAACTAGTGCTGGAGCTTTAGCCGATGAAGTGGCTTTATTTCCTCAAAATTTTGTTGAACAAATGCTTGGGCGTTGTTCTGTTAAAGGTTCAAAAGTATTTGTAAACTGTAACCCAAAGAGTCCTTATCACTGGTTTAAAACAGAATATATAGATAAAAAAGAAAAGAAAAAAATATATTATCTTCATTTTACTATGGACGATAATCTAAGTCTTGCAAAAGATACTAAAGAAAGATACAAGCGTATGTTTAGTGGTGTATTCTTTAAACGTTATATTTTAGGCTTGTGGGTTATGGCAGAAGGTTTAATATATGACATGTTCAATAAGGATAAACATAGTCGTAAAACGGAAAATAGAGCGTATGTACAACATTATGTATCTATAGATTATGGAACACAAAATGCTACAGCTTTTATACTATGGGGAAAATATAAAAACAAATGGTATGCAGTTAAAGAATATTACTATAGTGGTAGAGAAAAAGAAAAGCAGAAAACAGATAATGAGTATTATAAAGATTTAGATGACTTTATAGGGAATATAAAGGTTAGAGGTATAATAATAGACCCTTCGGCGTCTTCTTTTATAACATTAATTAGAAAAGAAGATAAGTATAGAGTTATAAATGCTAAGAATGATGTATTAGATGGTATCAGAAACGTTGCAACATGCCTAAATGAAGAGAAAATACTATTCAACGATTGTTGTATAAATACATTTAAGGAATTTTTCTCTTATGTTTGGGATGAAAAAGCTTTAGAACGTGGAGAAGATAAACCAATAAAGAAAAACGACCATGCCTTAGACGCTGTTAGGTACTTTGTGCATACTATAGTATGTAGAGGACAAGCAAAAGTTATTGACATATAG
- a CDS encoding HGGxSTG domain-containing protein, with product MYCGAKTRTGQPCKNRAMANGRCRMHGGKSTGAKDKEKLKKNKNAVKTGEHETIWLDTLDSEEIELIDRINLDKIKQIDEELRLFTIRERRMLKRIQELKNKDCIVASRQAGIINNKETNLVEMTTALDKIHDIEEALTRVQAQKTKLIELKHKLEIDLNTDDNTEAIENFIQATTMTSEEIENLFKEEEN from the coding sequence ATGTACTGTGGAGCTAAAACAAGAACTGGACAACCCTGTAAGAATAGAGCTATGGCAAATGGAAGATGTCGTATGCATGGTGGAAAATCTACAGGAGCAAAAGACAAAGAAAAGCTTAAGAAAAATAAAAATGCTGTCAAGACGGGAGAGCATGAAACAATATGGCTTGATACACTAGACAGTGAAGAAATAGAGTTAATAGATAGAATTAACTTAGATAAAATTAAACAAATAGATGAAGAATTGAGGCTGTTTACTATAAGAGAAAGAAGAATGTTAAAGAGAATACAAGAGCTTAAAAATAAAGATTGTATTGTTGCAAGTAGACAAGCTGGAATTATAAATAATAAAGAAACAAATTTAGTAGAAATGACCACAGCACTAGATAAGATACATGATATAGAAGAAGCATTAACAAGGGTACAAGCTCAAAAAACGAAGCTTATTGAATTAAAACATAAGCTAGAAATAGACTTGAATACAGATGATAACACAGAAGCTATAGAAAACTTTATACAAGCTACTACAATGACAAGTGAAGAAATAGAGAACTTGTTTAAGGAAGAAGAAAATTGA
- a CDS encoding helix-turn-helix domain-containing protein: MNKTNPFDGLMSFKEATDLWGLHESTLRKAVSYGKLQENIDVKKFGKQWIITIEAMEREYGPMPKKRD, from the coding sequence ATGAACAAAACAAATCCTTTTGATGGTCTAATGAGCTTCAAAGAAGCTACTGACCTATGGGGTTTACACGAAAGTACACTGCGTAAAGCTGTATCATACGGTAAACTTCAAGAAAATATTGATGTAAAAAAATTTGGAAAACAGTGGATAATAACTATTGAGGCTATGGAACGTGAATACGGTCCTATGCCTAAAAAAAGGGACTAA